From the genome of Fusobacterium varium, one region includes:
- the modB_3 gene encoding Molybdenum transport system permease protein modB, with protein sequence MSNLQLKINTELKNMKKVFNDPILFSTIVFILVILIMFILFPMYNILKESFTYKGEFSLIHYKNIKEMQENFIIILNTLKLGVVTSVISTAIGFFFAYGMTYVKIPFRKFFNSIAILPIVSPPFVIALSAILLLGRRGFITRNLLGIRNAEIYGFHGLVLVQVLTFFPVAYLMLVGLLQKIDPSVEEASRDLGASRWDVFRTITFPLMIPGLANAILVIFIQAIADFGNPMVIGGNFTTVAVQIYLQGIGNYDMGSATALAVVLILMSISIFVTQKYYISKKSYVTVTGKVSREREKISEKNITMPIFIIMAFLTFCVFLMYIMIPIGSFVKLWGVKYDFSLEHYKYVFALGMKPIWDTTFLSIISTPITGILAMIIAFLIVRRKFLGKGFIEFITMMAIAIPGTIVGLGYIITYNTKPFVLTGTATILIIAFIMRNMPIGIRSGIAALQQIDPSIEEAATVLGANSKKVFTSVTLPMIKPAFFSGLVYAFVRSMTLVSTIIFLVSAKYNLLTVAIMNQIDVGKIGVASAYCTILIIIVFFVIGIMTYILKKMGIDSISE encoded by the coding sequence ATGTCGAATTTACAGCTTAAAATTAATACTGAATTAAAAAATATGAAGAAAGTATTCAATGATCCTATATTATTTTCAACAATAGTATTTATTTTAGTTATTCTTATTATGTTCATTCTCTTTCCCATGTATAATATTTTGAAAGAGAGTTTTACATATAAGGGTGAATTTTCATTAATCCATTATAAGAATATAAAAGAAATGCAGGAAAATTTTATTATAATATTGAATACCTTAAAATTAGGGGTAGTGACTTCTGTAATATCTACAGCTATTGGATTCTTTTTTGCATATGGAATGACTTATGTAAAAATACCTTTTAGAAAGTTTTTTAATTCTATTGCTATACTTCCAATAGTATCTCCACCATTTGTTATAGCATTATCAGCTATACTTTTGTTAGGGAGAAGAGGTTTTATTACTAGGAATTTATTAGGAATAAGAAATGCTGAAATATATGGATTTCATGGATTGGTTTTGGTACAAGTATTAACTTTTTTCCCAGTTGCATATTTGATGCTGGTAGGACTACTACAGAAAATAGATCCCTCTGTAGAAGAAGCTTCAAGAGATTTAGGAGCTTCCAGATGGGATGTATTTAGAACAATAACATTTCCTTTAATGATACCAGGATTGGCAAATGCTATTCTTGTAATATTTATACAAGCAATAGCTGATTTTGGAAATCCAATGGTAATTGGAGGAAATTTTACAACAGTAGCAGTTCAGATATATCTTCAGGGAATAGGAAACTATGATATGGGAAGTGCAACAGCTCTTGCAGTTGTTTTAATACTTATGTCTATATCTATTTTTGTAACACAGAAATATTATATTAGTAAAAAGTCTTATGTTACAGTTACAGGAAAAGTTTCAAGAGAAAGAGAAAAAATTAGTGAAAAAAATATAACAATGCCAATTTTTATTATTATGGCATTCCTCACTTTCTGTGTATTTCTTATGTATATAATGATACCAATAGGTTCTTTTGTAAAACTTTGGGGAGTAAAATATGATTTTTCTCTAGAACATTACAAATATGTATTTGCTTTGGGAATGAAACCAATATGGGATACAACATTCCTATCTATAATATCTACTCCTATTACAGGTATATTAGCCATGATAATAGCTTTTCTTATAGTAAGAAGAAAATTTTTAGGAAAAGGATTTATTGAATTTATTACTATGATGGCTATTGCTATACCTGGAACGATAGTTGGATTAGGATATATTATAACATATAATACAAAACCTTTTGTTCTTACTGGAACAGCAACTATACTTATAATAGCATTTATAATGAGAAATATGCCTATAGGAATAAGATCAGGAATAGCTGCTCTTCAGCAGATAGATCCATCAATTGAAGAAGCTGCTACTGTATTGGGAGCAAATAGTAAAAAGGTATTTACATCAGTGACTCTTCCAATGATAAAACCTGCTTTTTTTAGTGGATTGGTATATGCCTTTGTTAGAAGTATGACTTTGGTAAGCACGATTATCTTCTTAGTTTCTGCTAAGTATAATCTATTAACAGTTGCTATCATGAATCAGATAGATGTTGGTAAGATAGGAGTAGCATCAGCTTATTGTACTATACTTATCATCATAGTATTTTTCGTAATAGGAATAATGACATATATATTGAAAAAAATGGGAATAGATAGTATTTCAGAATAG
- the potA_3 gene encoding Spermidine/putrescine import ATP-binding protein PotA: MGAKRVKFENINKIFLTGDNRKVHAVADLNLDIKAGEFICLLGPSGCGKTTILRMLAGFEVPTEGHIYIGDENVERITPDKRDTAMVFQNYALFPHMNVYDNIAYGLKLQKLPKSEVDERVHRILKMMNMEDFAERVPSQMSGGQQQRVSLARALVMEPGVLLFDEPLSNLDAKLRIHMRDEIRKIQQQVGITSIYVTHDQAEAMGLADKIIIMKDGRIQQAGSPIEIYQNPVNEFVANFIGRANIFTGELVYKTDNKCTIDICGVRYEVPQKVTHNIGDEIKIVARPESIIISKNDFKGKVIKSMFMGAYHEYEVMFEGFKVEISVSNPKGKKTYALDSELDFSLDVESIHIL, encoded by the coding sequence ATGGGAGCTAAAAGAGTAAAATTTGAAAATATAAATAAGATATTCTTAACAGGAGATAACAGAAAAGTTCATGCAGTAGCAGACCTTAATCTTGACATAAAAGCAGGAGAGTTTATATGTCTTTTAGGGCCAAGTGGGTGTGGAAAGACAACTATATTAAGAATGCTGGCAGGATTTGAAGTCCCTACTGAAGGACATATCTATATTGGTGATGAAAATGTAGAAAGAATCACTCCAGATAAAAGAGATACAGCTATGGTGTTTCAAAACTATGCTTTATTCCCACATATGAATGTATATGATAATATTGCATATGGACTGAAGCTTCAAAAGTTACCAAAAAGTGAAGTAGATGAAAGAGTTCATAGAATATTGAAAATGATGAATATGGAGGATTTTGCTGAAAGAGTACCTTCACAAATGTCTGGAGGACAGCAGCAGAGAGTTTCTCTTGCAAGAGCTTTGGTAATGGAGCCTGGAGTTCTTTTATTTGATGAACCTTTATCTAATCTTGATGCAAAGCTCAGAATACATATGAGAGATGAAATCAGAAAAATTCAACAGCAAGTTGGAATAACTTCAATATATGTGACACATGATCAGGCAGAAGCTATGGGACTTGCTGATAAAATTATAATAATGAAAGATGGAAGAATACAACAGGCAGGTTCACCTATTGAAATATATCAAAATCCAGTAAATGAATTTGTTGCTAACTTTATCGGAAGAGCAAATATATTTACAGGAGAGTTAGTTTATAAAACTGATAATAAATGTACAATAGATATTTGTGGAGTTAGGTATGAAGTACCACAAAAGGTAACTCATAATATAGGTGATGAAATAAAAATAGTAGCAAGACCTGAAAGTATAATTATATCTAAAAATGATTTTAAGGGAAAAGTAATAAAAAGTATGTTTATGGGAGCTTATCATGAGTACGAAGTGATGTTTGAAGGATTTAAAGTAGAAATATCAGTAAGCAATCCAAAAGGTAAAAAAACTTATGCTTTAGATTCAGAACTTGATTTCTCATTAGATGTTGAATCAATACATATACTATAG
- the dinB_1 gene encoding DNA polymerase IV: MASNINKPHGQYIFLSPLDFSKYISDKNIGIIPGVGRKLSSLLAKDSIFKVKDIYPYSLSALCTSYGKSRGELLYSFSRGIDYREVEYKKPIHSIGNENTFKYPLNTELEIKREFDDLFEHSYKRLLKDDFISKTIILKIRFSSNETITRSKTLEIPTDSYEKLKKVSEDLLENIDLIDSIRLLGISFGNLTKKSVRQLAFF, translated from the coding sequence ATGGCCAGTAATATAAATAAACCTCATGGACAATATATTTTTCTTTCACCTTTAGATTTTAGCAAATATATTTCAGATAAAAACATTGGAATAATTCCTGGTGTTGGCAGAAAACTTTCCTCTTTATTAGCAAAAGATTCTATATTTAAAGTAAAGGACATCTACCCATATTCCTTGTCTGCACTTTGTACTTCATATGGAAAATCTCGTGGTGAACTTTTATATTCTTTTTCCAGAGGAATAGATTATAGAGAGGTAGAATATAAAAAGCCCATTCATTCCATTGGAAATGAAAATACTTTTAAATATCCTTTGAATACTGAGTTAGAAATAAAAAGAGAGTTCGATGACCTATTTGAACATTCATATAAACGTCTTTTAAAAGATGATTTTATAAGCAAAACAATTATATTAAAAATTCGTTTTTCTTCTAATGAAACTATCACACGATCAAAAACTTTAGAAATTCCTACTGATTCATATGAAAAATTAAAAAAAGTTTCAGAAGATCTTTTAGAAAATATTGATTTGATAGATAGTATAAGACTTTTAGGAATTTCTTTCGGAAACTTAACAAAAAAATCTGTTAGACAGCTAGCTTTTTTCTAA
- the dinB_2 gene encoding DNA polymerase IV, with the protein MKKDRTILHYDMDAYYASIEIRDNPKLLNKPLVVGGSIVTTASYEARKFGIHSAMKVSDAKKLCPSLLVIPVNKEKYSEISKKYKDLSFV; encoded by the coding sequence ATGAAAAAAGATAGAACTATTCTCCACTATGATATGGACGCATATTATGCTTCAATTGAAATAAGAGATAATCCTAAATTACTCAATAAACCTTTAGTTGTTGGAGGAAGCATAGTAACTACTGCTAGTTATGAAGCTAGAAAATTCGGTATACATTCTGCCATGAAAGTTTCTGATGCTAAAAAACTTTGTCCTTCTCTATTGGTTATTCCAGTAAATAAAGAAAAATACAGTGAAATATCAAAAAAATACAAGGACTTGTCCTTCGTTTAA
- the exoA gene encoding Exodeoxyribonuclease — MKLISWNVNGLRAAVQKGFLDYFKNENADIFCIQETKLQEGQIELDLEGYHQYWNYAEKKGYSGTAIFTKKKPIEVSYGLGIEEHDKEGRVITLEYEDFYMITVYTPNSQEELARLDYRMSWEDEFRNYVMKLDKLKPVIICGDLNVAHKEIDLKNPKSNRKNAGFSDEERAKFTELLENGFIDSFRHFYPEVTGAYSWWSYRFNARKNNAGWRIDYFVVSERLKDIMEGAEIHNEILGSDHCPVVLKLKKEF; from the coding sequence ATGAAATTAATTTCATGGAATGTAAATGGTTTAAGAGCAGCTGTTCAAAAAGGCTTTTTAGACTATTTTAAAAATGAAAATGCAGATATTTTTTGTATTCAAGAAACAAAATTACAAGAAGGACAGATAGAATTAGATTTAGAAGGATATCACCAATATTGGAATTATGCTGAGAAAAAAGGTTATTCAGGAACTGCTATATTTACAAAGAAAAAGCCAATAGAGGTATCTTATGGTTTAGGAATAGAAGAACATGACAAAGAGGGAAGAGTAATAACCCTTGAATATGAAGATTTCTATATGATAACAGTATATACTCCTAATTCTCAAGAAGAATTGGCTAGACTTGACTATAGAATGAGTTGGGAAGATGAATTTAGAAATTATGTAATGAAATTGGATAAATTAAAACCTGTTATTATATGTGGAGATTTAAATGTAGCTCACAAGGAGATAGATTTAAAAAATCCGAAATCAAATAGAAAAAATGCTGGATTTTCTGATGAAGAAAGAGCAAAATTTACAGAATTATTAGAAAATGGATTTATAGATAGTTTTAGACATTTCTATCCTGAAGTAACTGGAGCTTACTCTTGGTGGTCATACAGATTTAATGCTAGAAAAAATAATGCTGGGTGGAGAATTGACTATTTTGTAGTTTCAGAAAGATTAAAAGATATTATGGAAGGAGCAGAGATTCATAATGAGATTTTAGGTTCTGATCACTGTCCTGTAGTTTTAAAATTAAAGAAAGAATTTTAG
- the thiD_1 gene encoding Hydroxymethylpyrimidine/phosphomethylpyrimidine kinase translates to MKKVLTIAGSDSCGGAGIQADIKTMSALGVYGMSVITAVTAQNTLGVLKVQELSGDIIKEQLKAIFEDIEVDSIKIGMLSSTEIIKIVTDSLEKYNAKNIVIDPVMLSKNKYKLLKEEALIEMKRFIGIGTLVTPNIPEAEVLAHMEIKNEEDIIKAARKIQSFGVKNVLIKGGHREENCTDILLLENDKIVKFFGRKIEAINTHGTGCTLSSAIASFIAKGNSIEESVKQGKEYITQAIKNSFSIGKGIGPLGHFIEIYKKSGIDFE, encoded by the coding sequence ATGAAAAAAGTACTAACAATAGCAGGATCAGATAGCTGTGGTGGAGCTGGAATACAAGCTGATATAAAAACTATGAGTGCCTTAGGTGTTTATGGAATGAGTGTAATAACTGCTGTGACAGCTCAAAATACATTGGGAGTTTTAAAAGTACAGGAATTATCTGGAGATATAATAAAAGAACAATTGAAAGCTATATTTGAAGATATAGAAGTAGACAGTATAAAAATAGGAATGCTTTCAAGTACAGAAATAATAAAAATTGTTACAGATTCTTTAGAGAAATACAATGCAAAGAATATAGTTATTGACCCAGTTATGCTGTCGAAGAATAAATATAAATTACTAAAGGAAGAAGCACTAATAGAGATGAAAAGATTTATAGGAATAGGAACTTTAGTAACTCCCAATATACCAGAGGCAGAAGTATTAGCCCATATGGAGATAAAAAATGAAGAGGATATAATAAAAGCTGCACGAAAAATACAGAGTTTTGGAGTGAAAAATGTTTTGATAAAAGGAGGGCATAGAGAAGAGAACTGTACTGATATACTCCTTTTAGAAAATGATAAAATAGTAAAATTTTTTGGAAGAAAAATTGAGGCGATAAATACACATGGAACTGGTTGTACTCTTTCATCTGCAATAGCTTCTTTTATAGCTAAAGGAAATTCTATTGAAGAAAGTGTTAAGCAGGGAAAAGAGTATATAACTCAAGCAATTAAAAATTCCTTTTCAATAGGGAAGGGAATTGGTCCATTGGGACACTTTATAGAGATATACAAAAAATCTGGAATAGATTTTGAATAA
- the norM_3 gene encoding Na(+)/drug antiporter: MLKPEQILGDIPTTKEVYKTSFNISWPCALETVLVSLVGSIDIMMVGGLGAHAIAAVGLTNQPKFILLAMIFSLNVGVTAIVARRKGEQDYYGANSCLRQSIMLSLTISLIMAFLGYFFAYEILEFAGAGDDVILESVAYYKILMVSIVFTALSLTINAAQRGVGNTRISMKTNITANIFNLIFNYLLINGIWIFPRLEVRGAAIATTIGSIVGCLMSIFSLYHNTNFLEMKAKVNWKFDKKTMRAFLNISGSSVVEQVFMRIGFFSFAKIVAALGTIAFATHQICMNIINLSFCFGDGLGVAASSLVGQNLGAKRPDKAIIYGKTGQRMSFIISTALFLFFFFGRRFLITLFNSEEHIVSLGATIMIIIAFTTHVQTSQTVYLGCLRGAGDTKFVALISFISVAAVRPILAWILCFPMNMGLMGAWVALFADQSIRYILSKMRFNSGYWTKIEI, from the coding sequence ATGCTTAAACCTGAACAGATACTTGGGGATATTCCCACTACAAAAGAAGTTTATAAGACTTCTTTTAATATTTCATGGCCATGTGCATTAGAAACTGTTCTGGTCAGTCTTGTAGGATCTATTGATATAATGATGGTAGGAGGGCTTGGAGCACATGCTATTGCTGCTGTTGGTCTTACTAATCAACCTAAATTTATACTTCTTGCTATGATTTTTTCACTAAATGTTGGAGTTACTGCTATTGTCGCCAGAAGAAAAGGGGAACAGGATTATTATGGAGCCAACAGTTGCCTTAGACAGTCAATTATGCTGTCCTTGACAATCTCTCTGATAATGGCCTTTCTAGGTTACTTTTTTGCTTATGAAATCTTAGAGTTTGCTGGAGCTGGAGATGATGTAATTTTAGAATCTGTAGCTTATTACAAAATTCTTATGGTCAGTATAGTTTTTACTGCTCTTAGTCTTACTATAAATGCTGCTCAAAGAGGAGTAGGAAATACAAGAATATCTATGAAAACAAATATTACAGCCAATATCTTTAATCTTATATTCAATTATCTTCTCATTAATGGAATATGGATATTTCCCAGACTAGAAGTTAGAGGAGCTGCTATTGCAACTACTATCGGTAGTATAGTCGGGTGTCTTATGTCTATCTTTTCTCTTTACCACAATACAAATTTTCTCGAAATGAAAGCCAAAGTAAATTGGAAATTTGATAAAAAAACAATGAGAGCTTTTTTAAATATTAGTGGAAGTTCTGTTGTAGAGCAAGTATTTATGCGTATAGGATTTTTCTCTTTTGCTAAAATAGTAGCTGCTCTTGGTACTATAGCCTTTGCAACTCACCAAATATGTATGAATATTATAAATCTCTCTTTTTGCTTTGGAGATGGATTAGGAGTTGCAGCTTCATCACTAGTAGGACAGAATCTTGGTGCTAAAAGACCAGATAAAGCCATAATATATGGAAAAACTGGTCAAAGAATGTCATTTATAATTTCAACAGCACTATTCCTATTTTTCTTTTTTGGAAGAAGATTTTTAATTACATTATTCAATTCAGAAGAACATATAGTTTCTCTTGGAGCTACAATTATGATAATAATTGCATTTACAACTCATGTCCAAACATCTCAAACTGTTTATCTTGGGTGTTTACGAGGGGCTGGAGATACTAAATTTGTTGCTTTGATATCATTTATAAGTGTAGCAGCTGTCAGACCTATTTTGGCTTGGATACTTTGCTTTCCTATGAATATGGGATTAATGGGAGCATGGGTAGCTCTCTTTGCAGATCAGTCAATAAGATATATTTTAAGTAAGATGCGTTTTAATAGTGGATATTGGACAAAAATTGAAATATAA
- the yhhW gene encoding Quercetin 2,3-dioxygenase encodes MIRRLPVEKMGESKLGWLRSKFHFSFAEYFNENNINFGVLRVINDDLISANTGFDTHPHRDMEIITYVVHGYLTHKDSMGNESTLSRGQVQYMSAGTGVSHSEYNNHSEELRLLQIWVLPDKKGHTPNYGEYKFDWNERKNKFLHFVSSKSGNAPIKVNQDINFYALELDDEKEEKFEVKHGRQAYVVQIEGKSSINDLVLNEKDGLETIGESLKIKALGKSHILIIEMQEREDLK; translated from the coding sequence ATGATAAGAAGATTACCAGTAGAAAAAATGGGTGAATCTAAACTTGGGTGGTTGAGAAGTAAATTTCATTTTTCTTTTGCAGAATATTTTAATGAAAATAATATAAACTTTGGTGTTTTAAGAGTTATTAATGATGATCTTATTTCAGCAAATACAGGTTTTGACACTCACCCACACAGAGATATGGAGATAATTACTTATGTAGTTCATGGATACCTTACTCATAAAGACAGCATGGGAAATGAATCTACTCTTTCAAGGGGGCAAGTACAATACATGAGTGCTGGAACTGGTGTCAGCCATTCTGAATATAATAACCATTCTGAAGAGCTTAGACTTCTTCAAATATGGGTGCTCCCTGATAAAAAAGGGCATACTCCAAACTATGGAGAATATAAATTTGATTGGAATGAAAGAAAAAATAAATTTTTACATTTTGTTTCAAGCAAATCTGGAAATGCTCCAATAAAAGTTAATCAAGATATTAATTTTTATGCTTTAGAACTTGATGATGAGAAGGAAGAGAAATTTGAAGTAAAACATGGTAGACAAGCTTATGTTGTTCAAATAGAAGGTAAATCTTCTATAAATGATTTAGTCCTTAATGAAAAAGATGGCCTAGAAACTATAGGAGAAAGTTTAAAAATAAAAGCTCTTGGAAAATCTCATATACTCATCATTGAAATGCAGGAAAGAGAAGATTTAAAATAA
- the inlA gene encoding Internalin-A precursor: protein MIKFIEKDVKRACKKSFSFFITQKFLNKVRSLSIVVTGESISLLDLELFPNLEDLYIDKQDGTYEIKDIDVIYKCKNLKTLTISRCKPFYLPINYFQNVEELDFYDTEIEDFYFLRGMPKLTDLVLIGENVKDIGFLKNLPSLEYLSLEETSVKDISPIKYLEKLESIEFEDNKLIKDYSIIKTLPSVLNYYINGEYYDKDNEYIKEEETDNHEVKDCCGENKKKNIPKRDTKKIIFFVLAPIFYLIIFLIIMLGIMKLPNIVPAFFRSSRVGNVKSILYPTIICNGALAIELTLGCIGVAIGNIKWFKKLIRVVNNDIEAEKLGFNRQNIFSMAILCVISIGFSIFLTIAILSSEGIIDIISRNVKDLKIYNSGNGVKYYGTLQLKKSYGRMEGVYYTGNYSQFKKYLTAVEFPHQGWRAGKNFSLVCPITLSRNLKLEKNTDYLVKYLPNTKIVYSIEKLDRWDYINDVLENNLFGKKMDISSDEILSGIYTKGQYLEKIIP, encoded by the coding sequence ATGATAAAGTTCATCGAAAAAGATGTAAAAAGGGCTTGTAAAAAAAGTTTTTCATTTTTTATAACTCAAAAATTTTTAAACAAGGTAAGAAGTTTAAGCATAGTAGTTACTGGAGAGAGTATATCTTTACTAGATTTGGAGCTTTTTCCAAACTTAGAAGATTTGTATATAGATAAACAAGATGGAACTTATGAAATAAAAGATATAGATGTTATATACAAATGTAAAAATTTAAAAACATTAACAATTTCTAGATGCAAACCTTTTTACCTTCCTATCAATTATTTTCAAAATGTAGAAGAATTGGATTTTTATGATACAGAGATAGAAGATTTTTATTTTTTAAGAGGAATGCCTAAATTAACTGATTTAGTCTTAATTGGAGAAAATGTAAAAGACATAGGTTTCTTAAAAAATCTTCCTTCACTTGAATATTTGTCTTTAGAAGAAACAAGTGTAAAAGATATCTCACCTATAAAATATTTAGAAAAACTTGAAAGTATAGAGTTTGAAGATAATAAATTGATAAAAGATTACAGTATTATAAAAACTCTTCCATCAGTTTTAAATTATTATATAAATGGAGAATATTATGATAAAGATAATGAATATATAAAGGAAGAAGAAACAGATAATCATGAAGTAAAAGATTGTTGTGGAGAAAATAAAAAGAAGAACATTCCAAAGAGAGATACTAAAAAAATTATTTTTTTTGTTTTAGCTCCAATATTTTATCTGATTATTTTTTTGATAATTATGCTAGGAATAATGAAATTGCCTAATATTGTTCCAGCATTTTTCAGAAGTTCAAGAGTAGGGAATGTTAAATCAATATTATATCCTACAATTATTTGTAATGGAGCTTTAGCAATTGAACTTACTCTTGGCTGTATAGGGGTTGCTATTGGCAATATAAAATGGTTTAAGAAATTAATAAGAGTTGTAAATAATGACATCGAAGCAGAAAAATTGGGATTTAATAGACAAAACATTTTTAGTATGGCTATTTTATGTGTAATAAGCATAGGATTTTCAATTTTTTTAACAATAGCAATTCTGTCTTCAGAAGGTATAATTGATATAATATCAAGAAATGTAAAAGATTTAAAAATATATAATTCAGGAAATGGAGTAAAATACTATGGAACACTTCAATTAAAAAAATCTTACGGAAGAATGGAAGGAGTGTATTATACTGGAAACTACAGCCAATTTAAAAAGTATTTGACAGCTGTAGAATTTCCTCATCAAGGTTGGAGGGCAGGAAAGAATTTTTCTTTAGTTTGTCCTATAACTTTATCAAGAAATTTAAAACTTGAAAAAAATACAGATTATTTAGTTAAGTATCTACCTAATACTAAAATTGTATATTCAATAGAAAAATTAGATAGATGGGATTATATAAATGATGTATTGGAAAATAATTTATTTGGTAAGAAAATGGATATTTCTTCTGATGAAATCTTATCAGGAATTTATACTAAGGGACAATATTTAGAAAAAATTATCCCATAG
- a CDS encoding Mannosyl-glycoprotein endo-beta-N-acetylglucosaminidase, which produces MIIYPTSLILTQGALESAWGTSRFFREGNNIFGIWSTNPNEPRIAAKGVRENGFVPHLKKYDTIKDSVEDIVLTISRNDAYKKVREMINNEKSAHEIAYGLIKYSEEGEEYIKK; this is translated from the coding sequence ATGATAATATATCCAACTTCTCTTATTTTAACTCAAGGGGCCTTAGAAAGTGCCTGGGGTACATCAAGGTTCTTTAGAGAAGGAAACAATATATTCGGTATATGGTCAACTAATCCCAACGAACCAAGAATAGCAGCTAAAGGTGTCAGAGAAAATGGATTTGTACCTCATTTAAAAAAATATGATACTATAAAAGATTCTGTAGAAGATATAGTATTAACTATTTCCAGAAATGATGCATACAAAAAAGTTAGAGAAATGATAAATAATGAGAAATCAGCTCATGAAATAGCATATGGTTTGATAAAATATTCAGAAGAGGGAGAAGAGTATATTAAAAAATAA
- a CDS encoding Acyl-CoA dehydrogenase, short-chain specific → MDFRIDKEHENFILKVREFTEKYVKPAAAEVDRKAEAPIENIKKMGEEGLMGIPFDKKYGGAGFDTKTYILAVEELSKGCASTGVIMSAHISLCAWPIYQYGTEVQKERFLIPLAKGEKIGAFGWTEAQAGTRVTAVLNGENYVINGKKVLITNALEAEIFVVFAKTDMEKAENNISAFIIEKGTEGFSIGEPEDKMGVRGSSTCELIFEDCIVPKNNMLGKVGEGFKIAMSTLNGGRIGVAAQAIGLAQGALDEAIKYIKEREVNGKKVSQFQNTQFLIADLQTRIDAARLLVYKAADMKDRGEEYGYLASMSKFLASEIAMKTTEKAVQLFGGNGYLKKYPVERMMRDAKVTEIYEGTSEVQKIVIATWLGIK, encoded by the coding sequence ATGGATTTTAGAATTGATAAGGAACATGAAAATTTTATCTTAAAAGTAAGGGAATTTACAGAAAAATATGTAAAACCTGCAGCTGCAGAAGTAGATAGAAAAGCAGAAGCACCAATTGAGAATATAAAAAAAATGGGTGAAGAAGGACTTATGGGTATACCATTTGATAAAAAATATGGTGGAGCTGGATTTGATACTAAAACTTATATTTTAGCTGTAGAAGAACTTTCAAAGGGGTGTGCTTCAACAGGAGTAATTATGTCAGCACATATATCTTTGTGTGCATGGCCTATATATCAATATGGAACTGAAGTGCAGAAGGAAAGATTTTTAATACCTCTGGCAAAAGGAGAAAAAATTGGAGCTTTTGGTTGGACAGAAGCTCAAGCAGGAACAAGGGTAACAGCAGTATTAAACGGAGAAAACTATGTAATAAACGGGAAAAAAGTTCTTATAACTAATGCACTTGAGGCTGAAATATTTGTAGTATTTGCTAAAACAGATATGGAAAAGGCTGAAAATAATATATCAGCATTTATAATAGAAAAAGGAACAGAAGGGTTTTCGATAGGAGAACCTGAGGATAAGATGGGAGTAAGAGGTTCATCCACTTGTGAACTTATATTTGAAGATTGTATTGTACCTAAAAATAATATGTTAGGAAAAGTAGGAGAAGGATTCAAAATAGCTATGTCTACTCTAAATGGTGGAAGAATAGGAGTTGCTGCTCAAGCTATTGGACTGGCTCAGGGAGCTTTAGATGAAGCTATAAAATATATAAAAGAAAGAGAAGTAAATGGAAAAAAAGTATCACAATTTCAAAATACACAATTTTTAATAGCTGATTTGCAAACAAGAATAGATGCAGCTAGATTGTTAGTATATAAGGCAGCTGATATGAAAGATAGAGGAGAAGAGTATGGATATCTAGCTTCTATGTCAAAATTTTTAGCTTCAGAAATAGCTATGAAAACAACAGAAAAAGCAGTACAGCTTTTTGGTGGAAATGGATATTTGAAAAAATATCCTGTAGAAAGAATGATGAGAGATGCAAAGGTTACAGAAATATATGAAGGAACTTCTGAAGTTCAAAAAATAGTTATAGCAACTTGGCTGGGAATAAAATAA